In Agromyces sp. G08B096, a genomic segment contains:
- a CDS encoding DUF3488 and transglutaminase-like domain-containing protein, giving the protein MRPDLPPLSIGARALLAGATFVLLLAATSALGSLVDGAGWWWLCGFITAGVLGAGLGLRALRTPAGLVPVLQSAVLVILLTLVFGGSTSFALIVPTADTVERFATLMAGAERTIQQQSVPAIPVPPLLFALAVGVGVLAIAADVLVQLVRRPALAAIPVLVPVFIPGFILEDGAEVIVLLFTAAAFLVLLRLDVRVRRRAELAHPDTGEDAAVVVAPRRAPLASTIGATVGVAGIGLVAAAVLTASTPSISQSLLLGSQSTGTLFSRGVSPFIDLGRDLRRPDAVPAFSYTARDGDRPYFTLLTLDRFEGEVWGATDRAVDGDNTVDRMPRPIGLDQAVETAEHPIDVVIEELRTTWLPVPYPTASIERLDGSWFWERESLTVRSVDASTEGQRYRANRLVATPTAEQLRSSDLLPSDALSQYRALPEDRPAVIAETAAAVAGSAATPYDAAVAIQEFLRGEDFSYSVDAPVEEGYDGGGFDVIASFLEVGEGYCVHFASTMAVLAREVGIPSRISIGYVAGSPTDERIDNLSVVQVDSHDLHAWPELFFAGVGWVAFEPTPGRGVVPSYTRPDAAQGPTSPLPSGSAAPQTGRPELDPDRGLSAGAVGATSTAGEVWLRVGALGVLALLVVLAPAALRLGQRWSRRRRARHGPGRAQAAWDEIRATARDLGAGGAETETPRAFAAHVAIRPAFDGDAGAALAELRNAVERERYGPPAEADPARLTADEIRDAVHDVRKALAADAPPAVRLRAVFLPASLLGPVRLRGRGSPAGA; this is encoded by the coding sequence ATGCGCCCTGACCTGCCGCCGCTGTCGATCGGTGCCCGCGCGCTCCTCGCGGGTGCGACCTTCGTCCTGCTGCTCGCGGCGACGTCCGCGCTCGGCTCCCTCGTCGATGGCGCCGGCTGGTGGTGGCTGTGCGGTTTCATCACCGCGGGCGTGCTCGGCGCGGGACTCGGGCTGCGCGCCCTCCGCACGCCGGCCGGGCTCGTCCCGGTGCTCCAGTCGGCCGTGCTCGTGATCCTCCTCACGCTCGTCTTCGGCGGGTCGACGAGCTTCGCGCTCATCGTGCCGACCGCGGACACCGTCGAACGGTTCGCGACGCTGATGGCCGGGGCGGAGCGCACGATCCAGCAGCAGTCCGTCCCCGCGATCCCCGTCCCGCCGCTCCTGTTCGCCCTGGCCGTCGGCGTCGGCGTCCTCGCGATCGCCGCCGACGTCCTCGTCCAGCTCGTCCGCCGGCCCGCGCTCGCCGCCATCCCGGTGCTGGTCCCGGTCTTCATCCCGGGATTCATCCTCGAAGACGGCGCAGAGGTCATCGTGCTGCTCTTCACCGCGGCCGCGTTCCTCGTGCTGCTCCGGCTGGACGTGCGGGTGCGGCGCCGCGCCGAGCTGGCCCATCCCGACACGGGTGAGGATGCCGCGGTCGTGGTCGCGCCGCGCCGGGCACCGCTCGCCTCGACGATCGGCGCCACGGTCGGTGTTGCTGGCATCGGTCTGGTCGCAGCGGCCGTGCTCACTGCATCGACCCCGAGCATCTCGCAGAGCCTCCTGCTCGGCAGCCAGAGCACCGGCACGCTCTTCTCGCGCGGCGTGAGCCCGTTCATCGACCTCGGGCGCGATCTCCGGCGACCCGATGCGGTACCGGCGTTCAGCTACACCGCCCGCGACGGCGACCGGCCGTATTTCACACTCCTCACGCTCGATCGCTTCGAGGGGGAGGTCTGGGGTGCCACGGATCGCGCCGTCGACGGTGACAACACGGTCGATCGGATGCCCCGCCCCATCGGCCTCGACCAGGCCGTCGAGACGGCGGAGCATCCGATCGACGTCGTGATCGAGGAACTGCGCACGACCTGGCTGCCCGTGCCGTATCCGACGGCGTCGATCGAGCGGCTCGACGGATCGTGGTTCTGGGAGCGCGAGTCGCTGACGGTCCGGAGCGTGGACGCGAGCACCGAAGGGCAGCGGTACCGGGCGAACCGCCTGGTCGCGACCCCGACGGCCGAGCAGCTGCGATCGTCCGACCTGCTGCCCTCCGACGCCCTGTCGCAGTACCGGGCGCTGCCCGAGGACCGTCCGGCGGTGATCGCGGAGACCGCGGCGGCCGTGGCCGGCTCGGCGGCCACGCCGTACGACGCGGCGGTGGCGATCCAGGAGTTCCTGCGCGGCGAGGACTTCTCGTACTCGGTTGACGCCCCGGTCGAGGAGGGGTACGACGGCGGCGGATTCGACGTCATCGCGAGCTTCCTCGAGGTGGGCGAGGGCTACTGCGTGCACTTCGCTTCGACGATGGCGGTGCTCGCCCGCGAGGTCGGCATCCCTTCGCGGATCTCGATCGGGTACGTCGCGGGGTCGCCGACCGACGAGCGGATCGACAACCTGTCCGTGGTGCAGGTCGACAGCCACGACCTGCACGCCTGGCCCGAGCTCTTCTTCGCCGGGGTGGGCTGGGTGGCCTTCGAGCCGACGCCCGGCCGCGGCGTGGTGCCCTCCTACACCCGGCCCGATGCGGCGCAGGGGCCGACCTCGCCGCTGCCGTCGGGCTCCGCGGCGCCGCAGACCGGCCGGCCCGAACTCGACCCCGACCGCGGACTGTCGGCCGGAGCCGTCGGTGCGACCTCGACCGCCGGGGAGGTGTGGCTCCGGGTGGGCGCGCTCGGCGTGCTCGCCCTCCTCGTGGTGCTCGCGCCCGCCGCGCTGCGCCTCGGTCAGCGCTGGTCCAGGCGGCGCCGCGCGAGGCACGGGCCGGGGCGCGCGCAGGCGGCGTGGGACGAGATCCGCGCGACGGCGCGAGACCTCGGCGCGGGCGGTGCCGAGACGGAGACGCCCCGCGCGTTCGCCGCACACGTCGCGATCCGGCCGGCCTTCGACGGGGATGCGGGTGCCGCGCTCGCGGAGCTGCGGAACGCCGTCGAACGCGAGCGCTACGGTCCGCCGGCCGAGGCCGATCCTGCTCGCCTCACGGCGGACGAGATCCGCGACGCGGTGCACGACGTGAGGAAGGCGCTCGCCGCGGATGCCCCGCCCGCGGTGCGCCTGCGCGCCGTGTTCCTGCCGGCGTCGCTCCTCGGTCCGGTGCGGCTGCGCGGGCGGGGGTCGCCCGCCGGCGCGTAG
- a CDS encoding DUF177 domain-containing protein, translated as MREERVTLAAPEAMGEGLVAVRVGSELDIDVRLESVHEGILATAEIDAVAEGECGRCLIDIALPVEVEFQELFAYHSGEAFEYEVQDDHVDLEPLIRDAVVLSLPFQPVCRPDCPGLDPETGLRLADHPELVTPEHSDPRWAALAGFQASEDEGADAASDADERD; from the coding sequence ATGCGCGAGGAGCGTGTGACGCTCGCCGCGCCCGAAGCCATGGGCGAAGGCCTGGTCGCCGTGCGCGTCGGCAGCGAGCTCGACATCGACGTCCGTTTGGAGTCCGTGCACGAGGGCATTCTCGCGACCGCGGAGATCGACGCGGTCGCCGAGGGGGAGTGCGGTCGGTGCCTCATCGACATCGCCCTGCCGGTCGAAGTCGAGTTCCAGGAGCTTTTCGCGTATCATTCTGGGGAAGCTTTCGAGTATGAGGTTCAAGACGACCACGTGGATCTTGAACCGCTCATCCGAGATGCGGTGGTGCTGTCACTGCCCTTCCAGCCGGTGTGCCGGCCTGATTGCCCGGGTCTCGACCCAGAGACCGGGCTGCGTCTGGCCGATCATCCGGAACTCGTCACCCCTGAGCATTCCGACCCGAGGTGGGCCGCGCTCGCGGGGTTCCAGGCTTCCGAAGACGAGGGCGCGGATGCAGCATCCGACGCCGACGAGAGAGATTGA
- the rpmF gene encoding 50S ribosomal protein L32: MAVPKRKKSRANTHARRSQWKAEVPTLVKTVENGKVTYSLPHRAKVVEDSAGTPLFLEYKGRKVADV; the protein is encoded by the coding sequence ATGGCTGTTCCCAAGCGGAAGAAGTCACGCGCCAACACCCACGCGCGCCGTTCGCAGTGGAAGGCCGAGGTCCCCACGCTGGTGAAGACCGTCGAGAACGGCAAGGTCACCTACAGCCTCCCGCACCGTGCGAAGGTCGTCGAGGACTCGGCGGGCACCCCGCTGTTCCTCGAGTACAAGGGTCGCAAGGTCGCCGACGTCTAG
- the rnc gene encoding ribonuclease III, with product MQRTLQVELDPDLLLLALTHRSFAYENGGIPTNERLEFLGDSILGQAVTVRLFRDHPDLDEGELAKRRASLVSSAALAEVGRAIGLGPFIRLGRGETLTGGADKPSILADTVEAIIGAVYLDRGGDEATDLVLRLVGPLMADVGRFGAAMDPKTSLQEIAAKLNAPAPVYTVTESGPDHNKHFVATVSVGDLVVASGDGSSKKQAEMAAALEAWTELSAAKR from the coding sequence CTGCAGCGCACGCTGCAGGTCGAGCTCGACCCCGACCTGCTGCTGCTCGCCCTCACGCACCGGTCGTTCGCGTACGAGAACGGCGGCATCCCGACCAACGAGCGCCTCGAGTTCCTCGGCGACTCCATCCTCGGCCAGGCCGTCACCGTCCGGCTGTTCCGCGATCATCCCGACCTCGACGAGGGCGAGCTGGCCAAGCGCCGCGCGAGCCTCGTCTCGAGTGCGGCGCTCGCGGAGGTGGGCCGCGCCATCGGTCTGGGGCCGTTCATCCGGCTCGGCCGGGGCGAGACGCTCACGGGCGGTGCCGACAAGCCGTCGATCCTCGCCGACACGGTCGAGGCGATCATCGGCGCCGTGTACCTCGACCGGGGCGGTGACGAGGCGACGGACCTCGTGCTCCGGCTCGTCGGCCCGCTGATGGCCGATGTCGGCCGGTTCGGCGCGGCGATGGACCCGAAGACGAGCCTGCAGGAGATCGCGGCGAAGCTGAACGCCCCCGCGCCCGTGTACACGGTCACCGAGTCCGGACCCGACCACAACAAGCATTTCGTCGCGACGGTGTCGGTCGGCGACCTGGTCGTGGCGTCCGGCGACGGTTCGAGCAAGAAGCAGGCCGAGATGGCCGCGGCGCTCGAGGCCTGGACCGAGCTCAGCGCGGCGAAGCGCTGA
- the mutM gene encoding bifunctional DNA-formamidopyrimidine glycosylase/DNA-(apurinic or apyrimidinic site) lyase: MPELPEVEVVRAGLAPAVTGARVAAVDVLDARSLKRHDAASGAFEALVTGATIEAAVRRGKFLWLPMHTDAAPGPRALVGHLGMSGQLLLRTPDHPGDDRHARIRLHLEHPEHGELRVDFVDQRIFGSMAVDRLVPTVDGEVAGFSAGVSGDWARSIPTQVSHIARDPLDPAFAEAAFLDAFARRASGVKRALLDQGLVSGIGNIYADEALWSARLHPEQPAASVSRRRAGELLAAGREVLQKALAEGGTSFDAQYVNVNGASGYFAHSLNAYGRTGRPCPRCGTPIVREPFMNRSSHRCPRCQRLRMRRAAR; this comes from the coding sequence GTGCCCGAGCTGCCCGAGGTCGAGGTCGTCCGCGCCGGCCTCGCTCCTGCCGTCACCGGCGCTCGCGTGGCCGCGGTCGATGTGCTCGACGCGCGGTCGCTGAAACGCCACGACGCGGCATCCGGTGCGTTCGAGGCACTCGTCACGGGTGCCACGATCGAGGCTGCCGTCCGTCGTGGCAAGTTCCTCTGGCTGCCGATGCACACGGATGCCGCGCCCGGTCCGCGTGCGCTCGTCGGCCATCTCGGGATGAGCGGGCAGCTGCTGCTCCGCACCCCCGATCATCCCGGCGACGACCGCCATGCCCGCATCCGGCTGCACCTCGAGCACCCCGAGCACGGCGAGCTGCGGGTCGACTTCGTCGACCAGCGCATCTTCGGCTCCATGGCGGTCGACCGCCTTGTGCCGACCGTCGACGGCGAGGTGGCGGGCTTCTCGGCTGGGGTCTCCGGCGACTGGGCGCGGAGCATCCCCACCCAGGTGTCGCATATCGCCCGCGACCCGCTCGATCCCGCGTTCGCCGAGGCGGCGTTCCTCGACGCGTTCGCACGGCGGGCGTCCGGCGTGAAGCGGGCCCTGCTCGACCAGGGACTCGTGAGCGGCATCGGCAACATCTACGCCGACGAGGCGCTGTGGTCGGCGCGCCTGCATCCCGAGCAGCCGGCCGCGTCCGTCTCGCGCCGACGCGCCGGCGAGCTGCTCGCCGCCGGCCGCGAGGTGCTGCAGAAGGCCCTCGCCGAGGGCGGCACGAGCTTCGACGCGCAGTACGTGAACGTCAACGGGGCATCCGGCTACTTCGCGCACTCGCTGAACGCGTACGGGCGCACCGGCCGGCCGTGCCCGCGCTGCGGCACGCCGATCGTGCGCGAGCCGTTCATGAACCGCTCGTCGCACCGCTGCCCGCGGTGCCAGCGCCTCAGGATGCGTCGCGCGGCCCGCTGA
- a CDS encoding GNAT family N-acetyltransferase: MDGVIRPIPVPERLGTPESAEFEAFAALAEALEVEVYGDAELSYGADELLVFYGDQRYTARRAFGAWEGDHLVGVASVFWELDPGATVAFSATLGVRRDRRREGIGRSLLAALEAALRAEGRTALALLADHRIEPGPPAVAASAGRLRAPQGEASIPADDPAARFAIAHGYVLGQLDRVSAMPVSGRAAEFRERLARQEASSPGYRLRTWLDRTPDDLIDALARARERMSVDAPSGGISFEPEQWDAERIRAAEAEQRAAGRTAVITAAVDAAGDVAGYTQLTLAPRKAVAYQDDTLVLAAHRGHGLGLRMKLANLLALIDADPSRVRVVTWNADENAHMLAINLALGFEPIAIESAWQRTLSGPRDAS; the protein is encoded by the coding sequence ATGGACGGCGTGATCCGCCCGATCCCCGTGCCAGAGCGGCTCGGCACCCCCGAGTCGGCCGAGTTCGAGGCGTTCGCGGCGCTCGCGGAGGCCCTCGAGGTCGAGGTCTACGGCGACGCCGAGCTGAGCTACGGCGCAGACGAGCTGCTCGTCTTCTACGGCGACCAGCGCTACACGGCACGGCGGGCATTCGGCGCGTGGGAAGGCGACCACCTGGTGGGCGTCGCGAGCGTGTTCTGGGAGCTCGACCCTGGTGCCACCGTCGCGTTCTCGGCGACGCTCGGCGTGCGGCGCGATCGTCGCCGGGAGGGCATCGGCAGGAGCCTGCTCGCCGCACTGGAGGCCGCCCTCCGGGCCGAGGGCCGCACCGCGCTCGCCCTCCTCGCCGACCACCGGATCGAGCCAGGCCCGCCCGCCGTCGCCGCCTCGGCCGGCCGGCTCCGCGCGCCGCAGGGCGAGGCGAGCATCCCGGCCGACGATCCCGCCGCACGCTTCGCCATCGCGCACGGGTACGTCCTCGGTCAGCTCGATCGGGTCAGCGCGATGCCGGTCTCCGGCCGGGCGGCCGAGTTCCGCGAGCGGCTCGCGCGTCAGGAGGCATCCTCGCCGGGCTACCGGCTGCGCACCTGGCTCGACCGCACGCCCGACGACCTCATCGACGCGCTCGCCCGCGCCCGTGAGCGCATGTCGGTGGATGCCCCGAGCGGCGGCATCTCGTTCGAGCCGGAGCAGTGGGACGCGGAGCGCATCCGCGCCGCGGAGGCGGAGCAGCGCGCCGCCGGCCGCACCGCCGTCATTACGGCGGCCGTCGACGCCGCCGGCGATGTGGCCGGGTACACGCAGCTGACGCTGGCGCCGCGGAAGGCGGTCGCCTACCAGGACGACACCCTCGTGCTCGCGGCGCATCGCGGCCACGGGCTCGGCCTCCGGATGAAGCTCGCGAACCTCCTGGCGCTCATCGACGCCGATCCGTCGCGCGTACGGGTCGTCACCTGGAACGCCGACGAGAACGCCCACATGCTCGCCATCAACCTCGCGCTCGGCTTCGAGCCCATCGCGATCGAGTCGGCCTGGCAGCGGACGCTCAGCGGGCCGCGCGACGCATCCTGA
- the smc gene encoding chromosome segregation protein SMC, whose protein sequence is MYLKSLTLKGFKSFAQPTTFAFEPGVTCIVGPNGSGKSNVVDALAWVMGEQGAKSLRGGKMEDVIFAGTSTRGPLGRAEVSLTIDNSDGALPIEYSEVTISRTLFRNGTSEYAINGEQCRLLDVQELLSDSGLGREMHVIVGQGQLDAVLRATPEERRGFIEEAAGILKHRRRKEKTLRKLDAMQANLTRLSDLAGEIRRQLKPLGRQAEVAREAATIQAVVRDARARLLADEVVGLKRALDEHGRSEQERHAQRLVLQAELEQHQAKVERLEQAQLGDGVDDARSTAFALEAAQEKLRALDQLARQRIALLGADAREPEATPTVTRQGIEAATAELETLGEAIGQAQAELDAATAATAAARAELDRVDEQVAAQAAAVSAYDLRISKLTGQADAAAGKLAAVRGEVLRHRNALDASAERRERAAAELARIEAEADQAEAADTDLDEAYELAQARVFEAEAEIERIREGLHERERERDALAARIAALSLALDQRDGSAAVAASGLAGVRGLLAERMHVEPGYEAAVAAALGSLADAVLVDDPEAAFAALAHAEEGDLGRVALAIAEPAAARQDPIAVDGLVAAASVVQAPPGVLALLGEVLVADDLGAARAAVPAIAALERPATVITRDGTVVGRYVVRGGTGRTQSRIELIAERDRAAARRDEVAAQLERDRFELAEQREAHAHAKEQAKLALTALREYDAQLAQRTERLNRARVQAEAAESEAERLQDALVKADERVAEAEQVAEAAKAELAAARELPRPVLDATVRDAALAALERAREGEVEHRLRLETARERVRAEQQRIQAMQRRFEAEQQAAADAARRAVIRRAQLAAATRVAEALPVMLASVDRSVSEARVALARAEADRASRNEELVRVRRDEAAARERLHSVTEDVHGLELRIYEKKLHLSGLLERAESELGLAEDVLVAEYGPDQLVPDDVLGASAAGHAGPVDAAGPVDDEAEAGDEAGGERDALSASAADEAPAGRPFVRDEQQRRLAQAERKLAQLGRVNPLALEEFAALEQRHKFLTEQLTDLTNTRRDLITIIEEIDGKMESIFRSAFEDTREAFGEVFPILFPGGAGSIALTDPDDLLTTGIEVSVKPAGKKIERLSLLSGGERSLAAVALLLAIFKARPSPFYIMDEVEAALDDANLGRLLTTFEGLRESSQLIVITHQKRTMEIADALYGVSMRQDGVSAVVGQRVREERAS, encoded by the coding sequence ATGTACCTGAAGAGCCTGACGCTGAAGGGCTTCAAGTCCTTCGCCCAGCCGACGACGTTCGCGTTCGAGCCGGGCGTCACGTGCATCGTCGGCCCGAACGGGTCGGGCAAGTCCAACGTCGTCGACGCGCTCGCGTGGGTCATGGGCGAGCAGGGGGCGAAGTCGCTGCGCGGCGGCAAGATGGAGGACGTCATCTTCGCCGGCACGTCCACGCGCGGCCCGCTCGGCCGCGCCGAGGTGAGCCTCACCATCGACAACTCCGACGGCGCGCTGCCCATCGAGTACAGCGAGGTCACGATCTCGCGCACGCTCTTCCGCAACGGCACGAGCGAGTACGCGATCAACGGCGAGCAGTGCCGCCTCCTCGACGTGCAGGAGCTGCTCAGCGATTCCGGCCTCGGCCGCGAGATGCACGTCATCGTCGGCCAGGGGCAGCTCGACGCGGTCCTCCGTGCGACACCCGAGGAACGACGCGGCTTCATCGAGGAGGCCGCGGGCATCCTGAAGCACCGCCGGCGCAAGGAGAAGACGCTCCGCAAGCTCGACGCCATGCAGGCGAACCTGACCCGCCTCTCCGACCTCGCCGGCGAGATCCGGCGCCAGCTGAAGCCCCTCGGACGCCAGGCCGAGGTCGCCCGCGAGGCCGCCACCATCCAGGCCGTCGTGCGCGACGCCAGAGCGCGGCTCCTCGCCGACGAGGTCGTCGGGCTGAAGCGCGCCCTCGACGAGCACGGCCGCAGCGAGCAGGAACGGCACGCGCAACGGCTCGTGCTGCAGGCCGAGCTCGAACAGCACCAGGCGAAGGTCGAACGGCTCGAGCAGGCGCAGCTCGGCGACGGCGTCGACGACGCGAGAAGCACGGCCTTCGCCCTCGAAGCCGCGCAGGAGAAGCTCCGGGCACTCGACCAGCTGGCCCGCCAGCGGATCGCCCTGCTCGGCGCCGACGCCCGCGAGCCCGAGGCGACGCCGACCGTCACCAGGCAGGGCATCGAAGCCGCGACCGCCGAGCTCGAGACGCTCGGCGAAGCGATCGGGCAGGCGCAGGCCGAGCTCGATGCCGCGACCGCCGCGACCGCCGCCGCACGGGCCGAGCTCGACCGGGTCGACGAGCAGGTCGCCGCGCAGGCCGCAGCGGTCTCGGCGTACGACCTCCGGATCTCCAAGCTCACCGGGCAGGCCGACGCCGCCGCCGGCAAGCTCGCCGCCGTCCGCGGAGAGGTGCTGCGGCACCGCAACGCGCTCGACGCGTCGGCCGAACGGCGGGAGCGCGCGGCCGCCGAGCTCGCCCGCATCGAAGCCGAGGCCGACCAGGCCGAGGCGGCCGACACCGACCTCGACGAGGCATACGAGCTCGCGCAGGCGCGCGTCTTCGAGGCGGAGGCCGAGATCGAGCGCATCCGCGAAGGGCTGCACGAGCGCGAACGCGAACGCGATGCCCTCGCCGCCCGCATCGCCGCGCTGTCGCTCGCGCTCGACCAGCGCGACGGCTCGGCCGCGGTCGCGGCCTCGGGCCTGGCCGGCGTGCGAGGCCTGCTCGCCGAGCGCATGCACGTGGAGCCGGGCTACGAGGCGGCCGTCGCCGCCGCGCTCGGCTCGCTCGCCGACGCGGTGCTCGTCGACGACCCCGAAGCGGCGTTCGCCGCCCTCGCCCATGCGGAGGAGGGCGACCTCGGCCGCGTCGCGCTCGCAATCGCCGAGCCCGCCGCCGCCCGTCAGGACCCGATCGCGGTCGACGGGCTCGTCGCCGCGGCATCCGTCGTCCAGGCGCCGCCCGGTGTGCTGGCCCTCCTCGGCGAGGTGCTCGTCGCCGACGACCTCGGCGCGGCGCGAGCCGCCGTGCCCGCGATCGCGGCGCTGGAACGTCCTGCGACGGTGATCACACGCGACGGCACCGTCGTCGGCCGCTACGTCGTCCGCGGCGGCACCGGACGGACGCAGAGCCGCATCGAGCTCATCGCCGAGCGCGACCGCGCCGCGGCCCGCCGCGACGAGGTCGCCGCGCAGCTCGAGCGCGACCGGTTCGAGCTCGCCGAGCAGCGCGAGGCCCATGCGCACGCGAAGGAGCAGGCCAAGCTCGCACTCACGGCGCTCCGCGAGTACGACGCACAGCTTGCCCAGCGCACCGAACGGCTGAACCGGGCCAGGGTGCAGGCCGAGGCCGCCGAGTCCGAGGCCGAGCGACTGCAGGACGCGCTCGTCAAGGCCGACGAGCGCGTCGCCGAGGCCGAGCAGGTCGCCGAGGCGGCGAAGGCGGAGCTGGCCGCGGCGCGCGAGCTGCCCCGGCCCGTCCTCGACGCCACCGTGCGGGATGCCGCGCTCGCCGCACTCGAACGCGCCCGCGAGGGCGAGGTCGAGCACCGGCTCCGGCTGGAGACGGCCCGGGAGCGCGTGCGGGCCGAGCAGCAGCGCATCCAGGCGATGCAGCGCCGGTTCGAGGCGGAGCAGCAGGCTGCAGCGGATGCCGCCCGCCGGGCCGTCATCCGGCGCGCACAGCTGGCTGCGGCGACGCGGGTCGCCGAGGCGCTGCCCGTCATGCTCGCGTCCGTCGACCGCTCGGTGTCCGAGGCGAGGGTGGCGCTCGCCCGCGCCGAGGCCGACCGGGCGAGCCGCAACGAGGAACTCGTGCGGGTCCGTCGCGACGAGGCCGCCGCACGAGAGCGGCTGCACTCGGTGACCGAGGACGTGCACGGGCTCGAGCTGCGCATCTACGAGAAGAAGCTGCACCTGTCGGGCCTGCTCGAGCGCGCCGAGTCCGAGCTCGGGCTCGCCGAGGACGTGCTCGTCGCCGAGTACGGGCCCGACCAGCTCGTGCCCGACGACGTGCTCGGGGCATCCGCCGCCGGCCATGCCGGCCCGGTCGACGCGGCCGGCCCGGTCGACGACGAGGCCGAAGCAGGCGACGAAGCCGGCGGCGAGCGCGACGCGCTCTCGGCCTCCGCCGCCGACGAGGCACCCGCCGGGCGCCCGTTCGTGCGCGACGAGCAGCAGCGACGACTCGCCCAGGCCGAGCGCAAGCTCGCCCAGCTCGGCCGGGTCAACCCGCTCGCCCTCGAGGAGTTCGCGGCGCTCGAGCAGCGGCACAAGTTCCTCACCGAGCAGCTGACCGACCTCACGAACACCCGCCGCGATCTCATCACGATCATCGAGGAGATCGACGGCAAGATGGAGTCGATCTTCCGGTCGGCGTTCGAGGACACCCGCGAGGCGTTCGGCGAGGTCTTCCCCATCCTCTTCCCGGGCGGCGCAGGCAGCATCGCGCTCACCGATCCCGACGACCTCCTGACGACCGGCATCGAGGTGAGCGTGAAGCCCGCCGGCAAGAAGATCGAACGGCTCTCACTGCTCTCGGGCGGGGAGCGGTCGCTCGCCGCCGTCGCGCTGCTGCTCGCGATCTTCAAGGCCCGGCCGAGCCCGTTCTACATCATGGACGAGGTCGAGGCCGCCCTCGACGACGCGAACCTCGGCCGGCTGCTCACGACGTTCGAGGGCCTCCGCGAGTCGAGCCAGCTCATCGTCATCACCCACCAGAAGCGCACCATGGAGATCGCCGACGCCCTCTACGGCGTCTCGATGCGTCAGGACGGCGTCTCGGCCGTCGTCGGTCAGCGCGTCCGCGAGGAACGCGCGAGCTGA